The following are encoded together in the Phenylobacterium sp. NIBR 498073 genome:
- a CDS encoding peroxiredoxin, with protein sequence MSLRINGEAPNFTAQTTEGKINFHDWIGDSWAILFSHPKDFTPVCTTELGYMAKLKPEFDKRNTKVIGLSVDPVDNHARWAQDIAETQGTAPNFPMIGDTDLAVSKLYNMLPEETAGGSDGRTAADNATVRTVFIIGPDKKIKLMLAYPMTTGRNFDEILRVLDSIQLTAKHRVATPVNWKQGEKVIIAGSVSDDEAKTIYPNGWDAPRPYLRIVPQPQ encoded by the coding sequence ATGTCACTGCGTATCAACGGCGAGGCGCCGAACTTCACCGCGCAGACCACCGAAGGGAAGATCAACTTCCACGACTGGATCGGCGACAGCTGGGCGATCCTGTTCTCGCACCCCAAGGACTTCACGCCGGTGTGCACGACCGAGCTGGGCTACATGGCCAAGCTCAAGCCGGAGTTCGACAAGCGCAACACCAAGGTCATCGGCCTGTCGGTCGACCCGGTCGACAATCACGCCCGCTGGGCGCAGGACATCGCCGAGACGCAAGGGACGGCGCCGAACTTTCCGATGATCGGCGACACGGATCTGGCGGTCTCCAAGCTCTACAACATGCTGCCTGAGGAGACGGCCGGCGGATCGGACGGACGCACGGCCGCCGACAACGCCACGGTGCGCACGGTGTTCATCATCGGCCCCGACAAGAAGATCAAACTGATGCTGGCCTATCCGATGACCACGGGCCGAAACTTCGACGAGATCCTGCGGGTGCTGGATTCGATCCAGCTGACCGCCAAGCACCGGGTGGCGACGCCGGTGAACTGGAAGCAGGGCGAGAAGGTGATCATCGCCGGCTCGGTGTCGGACGACGAGGCCAAGACCATCTATCCGAACGGCTGGGACGCCCCGCGTCCGTATCTGCGGATCGTGCCGCAGCCGCAGTAG
- a CDS encoding Crp/Fnr family transcriptional regulator — translation MIPITDPWFAALPAPRREALLARARTSSAGAGTRVYGLGDPPDGLWAVAEGEVRLVSYPAVGMESVAMILGPGAWFGELSVIDGGPRPHDAVVVKPARLLHVALAAVEQVAEAHPLLFRDLGVLICSRQRSALTFMAHSIAQPIGVRLARTLAGAARSSGGAELHVRQEDLAAMIGVSRQTINKELKALECAGMVQLAYGRIVVRDAQRLRTVGDV, via the coding sequence ATGATCCCGATCACCGATCCCTGGTTCGCCGCGCTGCCGGCGCCGCGCCGCGAGGCGCTGCTGGCGCGGGCGCGGACGAGCAGCGCGGGCGCCGGGACGCGGGTCTATGGGCTGGGCGACCCGCCGGACGGGCTGTGGGCGGTGGCCGAGGGCGAGGTGCGGCTGGTCTCCTATCCGGCCGTCGGCATGGAGTCGGTGGCGATGATCCTGGGGCCCGGCGCGTGGTTCGGCGAGCTGTCGGTGATCGACGGCGGGCCGCGGCCGCACGATGCGGTGGTGGTCAAGCCAGCGCGGCTGCTGCACGTCGCCCTGGCGGCGGTCGAGCAGGTCGCCGAGGCCCATCCGCTGCTCTTTCGCGATCTCGGGGTGCTGATCTGCTCGCGCCAGCGCTCGGCGCTGACCTTCATGGCCCACAGCATCGCCCAGCCGATCGGGGTGCGGCTGGCGCGGACCCTGGCCGGGGCGGCGCGCAGCTCCGGCGGGGCCGAACTGCACGTGCGCCAGGAGGACCTGGCGGCGATGATCGGGGTGTCGCGCCAGACCATCAACAAGGAGCTGAAGGCGCTGGAATGCGCCGGGATGGTGCAACTGGCCTATGGCCGGATCGTGGTGCGCGACGCCCAGCGGTTGCGAACGGTCGGGGACGTCTAG
- a CDS encoding class II aldolase/adducin family protein — MTTMTETCAEAPSIRDQVSEEEWALRVDLAAAYRLVAHYGWDDLIFTHLSARVPGPEHHFLINPYTHMFDEITASSLVKIDVDGNRVMDARQPVNKAGFVIHSAIHMGREDAHAVLHLHTPHGQAVSAMAEGLLPHTQTAMIARHDVAYHDFEGIATDLGERARLVADLGTKNAMILRNHGTLTVGESVAHAFLRMYYLERACEAQVLMLSAGRDGLYNPPQGVEEKVEHQTAPAGMKRLAEGLAWPALLRKLDRIDPSYRN, encoded by the coding sequence ATGACGACCATGACCGAGACGTGCGCCGAGGCCCCGTCGATCCGCGATCAGGTGTCCGAGGAGGAATGGGCGCTGCGCGTCGACCTCGCCGCCGCCTACCGCCTGGTGGCCCATTACGGCTGGGACGACCTGATCTTCACTCACCTGTCGGCGCGGGTTCCGGGGCCGGAACACCACTTCCTGATCAACCCCTACACCCACATGTTCGACGAGATCACCGCCTCCTCGCTGGTGAAGATCGACGTCGACGGCAACCGGGTGATGGACGCGCGCCAGCCGGTGAACAAGGCCGGATTCGTGATCCACTCGGCGATCCACATGGGCCGCGAGGACGCCCACGCCGTCCTGCACCTGCACACCCCGCACGGCCAGGCGGTCTCGGCCATGGCCGAGGGCCTGCTGCCCCACACCCAGACCGCGATGATCGCCCGTCACGACGTCGCCTATCATGACTTCGAAGGCATCGCGACGGACTTAGGCGAGCGCGCGCGCCTGGTCGCCGACCTCGGGACCAAGAACGCCATGATCCTGCGCAACCACGGCACCCTGACCGTGGGCGAGAGCGTCGCTCACGCCTTCCTGCGCATGTACTACCTGGAGCGCGCCTGCGAGGCCCAGGTGCTGATGCTCAGCGCCGGCCGCGACGGGCTCTACAACCCGCCGCAGGGCGTCGAGGAGAAGGTCGAGCACCAGACCGCGCCGGCCGGCATGAAGCGCCTGGCCGAAGGGCTCGCCTGGCCGGCCCTGCTGCGCAAGCTGGACCGGATCGACCCCAGCTACCGCAACTGA
- a CDS encoding MFS transporter: protein MVRFYQLLANNLLANITNFTVWFALTFWIYLETRSVFATGMVAGIYLVLTAATGIWFGSLVDHHRKRTVMLASSAVSFGLYALAFAAYGLAPAGSLSDPYGAPVWILVALVMLGVIAGNIRSIALPTLVTLMIPEERRDKANGLVGMVSGVGFLTTSVISGFLVAWGGMVSTLIFALACTAAAFAHLLFVRLDEDAAAPATPHEHRKVDIAGTIKVIAAVPGLFALIFFATFNNFLGGIFMALMDAYGLSLVKVQTWGLLWGLLSTAFILSGLLISRTGLGRSPLRTLLLVNLISWAVCCVFTLQPSITLLIAGCFVWMFLGPYAEAAEQTTLQKVVPFERQGRVFGFAQSVEQAASPLTAFLIGPLTQFIFIPLMTTGAGAEAIGDWFGRGEDRGIALVFTLAGVAGVIVTLIAFNSSYYRQLARAYAKGEGQAAELGAA, encoded by the coding sequence GTGGTCCGGTTCTATCAGCTCCTCGCCAATAACCTGCTGGCGAACATCACCAATTTCACGGTGTGGTTCGCGCTGACCTTCTGGATCTATTTGGAGACCCGCTCGGTCTTTGCGACGGGGATGGTGGCCGGGATCTATCTGGTGCTGACCGCGGCCACCGGCATCTGGTTCGGGAGCCTGGTCGACCATCACCGCAAGCGAACCGTGATGCTGGCCTCGAGCGCGGTGTCGTTCGGCCTCTACGCCCTGGCGTTCGCCGCCTATGGCCTGGCGCCGGCCGGCAGCCTGAGCGATCCCTACGGGGCGCCGGTGTGGATCCTGGTGGCGCTGGTCATGCTGGGCGTCATCGCCGGCAATATCCGCAGCATCGCCCTGCCGACCCTGGTGACGCTGATGATCCCGGAGGAACGGCGCGACAAGGCCAACGGCCTGGTCGGCATGGTCTCGGGCGTCGGGTTCCTGACCACCTCGGTGATCAGCGGCTTTCTGGTCGCCTGGGGCGGCATGGTCTCGACGCTGATCTTTGCGCTGGCCTGCACCGCCGCGGCCTTCGCCCACCTGCTGTTCGTGCGGCTGGACGAGGACGCCGCGGCCCCGGCGACGCCGCACGAGCATCGCAAGGTCGACATCGCCGGCACCATCAAGGTGATCGCCGCGGTTCCAGGCCTGTTCGCGCTGATCTTCTTCGCCACCTTCAACAACTTCCTCGGCGGGATCTTCATGGCGCTGATGGACGCCTACGGCCTGTCGCTGGTGAAGGTGCAGACCTGGGGCCTGCTGTGGGGGCTGCTGTCGACGGCGTTCATCCTCAGCGGCCTGCTGATCTCGCGCACCGGCCTGGGGCGCAGCCCGCTGCGGACGCTGCTGCTGGTCAACCTGATCAGTTGGGCGGTGTGCTGCGTCTTCACCCTGCAGCCGTCGATCACGCTGCTGATCGCCGGCTGCTTCGTCTGGATGTTCCTGGGCCCCTACGCCGAGGCGGCCGAGCAGACGACCTTGCAGAAGGTGGTGCCGTTCGAGCGGCAGGGGCGGGTGTTCGGCTTCGCCCAGTCGGTGGAGCAGGCGGCCTCGCCGCTGACCGCCTTCCTGATCGGACCGCTGACCCAGTTCATCTTCATCCCGCTGATGACCACCGGGGCCGGCGCCGAGGCGATCGGCGATTGGTTCGGACGCGGCGAGGATCGCGGCATCGCGCTGGTCTTCACCCTGGCCGGGGTGGCCGGGGTGATCGTGACGCTGATCGCCTTCAATTCCAGCTACTACCGCCAGCTGGCGCGGGCCTACGCCAAGGGCGAGGGACAGGCCGCCGAGCTCGGGGCGGCCTAG
- a CDS encoding ATP-binding protein codes for MAGRSHQGAARRENLLLVVLGLTYIGVFAFCDALTRDAQGMPALWPVNAIAAAGLLHFGRARRFAFLAICVVTQLVGHALAGDPWGLVAIYTGLDTTEAVLLAAVASRATRGRARIRSVREALLVIGTAAPVSAAMAAIGATLTDLMLGRDFGTVFVGWLFCCVLGMAIALPATLVLLDDHPWTHNPRPAPWVRVGIYALVMAATLVAFAQAEGWMAFVVFPAATLAAFRLGPKGAAWSAVIVAALAMPLFALGATTMGETATWAAVDRIRLGQVFITMMFLTTLALALSLYRQHRLRDLVLRRNRHLAAARERAQAANRAKSEFLATMSHELRTPLNSVLGFASVIDETEDLSAEGRRRMALIAAAGRSLVTLVDDVLEFARLEAGRFELTPQAANPLVVVRETAGIVAAAAAEKGLELRVSASGDEDARFQIDPNRLRQIVLNLLNNAVKFTSQGSVRVAAEIAEEPGGHIFRLEVRDSGIGMSPAEMDRIFERFSQADSSIRRRFGGTGLGLAISKSLVELMGGQIGVESAPGEGATFRVSVPLGAPETADQRPPMAAPAAATGTGRVLVVDDHPMNRELCKLLLEMEGYEVAMAEDGDDAVRMAGERDFDVILMDIRMPRMDGLTATRAIRALDGRRGRTPIIAVTAEALPEQVARFREAGMIDHIPKPIAQTELYDKINRWIEH; via the coding sequence ATGGCGGGCAGGTCCCACCAGGGGGCGGCGCGACGAGAGAACCTGCTGCTCGTCGTGTTGGGGCTGACCTACATCGGGGTGTTCGCGTTTTGCGACGCCTTGACGCGGGACGCGCAAGGCATGCCGGCGCTCTGGCCGGTGAACGCCATCGCCGCGGCGGGGCTGTTGCATTTCGGCCGGGCCCGGCGATTTGCATTCCTGGCGATATGCGTCGTGACGCAACTGGTCGGGCACGCCCTGGCCGGGGACCCCTGGGGGCTGGTGGCGATCTACACCGGGCTCGACACGACCGAGGCCGTGCTGCTGGCGGCCGTGGCGTCGCGCGCGACCCGCGGGCGGGCGCGAATCCGCAGCGTCAGGGAGGCGCTGCTGGTCATCGGGACGGCGGCGCCCGTCAGCGCGGCGATGGCGGCGATCGGCGCCACGCTCACCGATCTCATGCTGGGCCGGGACTTCGGCACGGTCTTCGTGGGCTGGCTGTTCTGCTGCGTGCTGGGCATGGCGATCGCCCTGCCGGCGACGCTGGTGCTGCTGGACGACCACCCCTGGACCCACAACCCACGGCCGGCGCCCTGGGTCAGGGTCGGCATCTACGCCCTGGTGATGGCGGCCACGCTCGTGGCCTTTGCGCAGGCCGAGGGCTGGATGGCGTTCGTGGTGTTTCCCGCCGCGACGCTCGCCGCGTTCCGGCTCGGTCCGAAGGGGGCGGCCTGGAGCGCGGTCATCGTGGCGGCGCTGGCCATGCCGCTGTTCGCGCTCGGGGCGACGACGATGGGCGAGACGGCGACCTGGGCCGCCGTCGACCGCATCCGCCTGGGTCAGGTGTTCATCACCATGATGTTCCTGACGACGCTGGCCTTGGCGCTGTCCCTCTACCGGCAGCACCGGCTCAGGGACCTGGTGCTTCGCCGCAATCGTCACCTGGCCGCGGCGCGGGAGCGGGCGCAGGCGGCGAACAGGGCCAAGAGCGAGTTCCTGGCGACCATGAGCCACGAGCTGCGCACGCCGCTGAACAGCGTCCTGGGGTTCGCGAGCGTGATCGACGAGACCGAGGACCTCTCGGCCGAGGGGCGGCGGAGGATGGCGCTGATCGCTGCGGCGGGGCGCTCGCTCGTGACCCTGGTCGACGACGTGCTGGAGTTCGCGCGGCTGGAGGCCGGGCGCTTCGAGTTGACGCCGCAGGCGGCCAATCCGCTGGTCGTGGTCCGCGAAACCGCAGGGATCGTCGCCGCCGCCGCCGCCGAGAAGGGGCTTGAGCTGCGGGTGAGCGCGAGCGGCGACGAGGACGCCCGCTTCCAGATCGACCCCAATCGTCTGCGCCAGATCGTCCTGAACCTGCTGAACAATGCGGTGAAGTTCACCAGCCAGGGGAGCGTCCGGGTCGCCGCCGAGATCGCCGAGGAGCCCGGCGGCCACATCTTCCGGCTGGAGGTCCGCGACAGCGGCATCGGGATGAGCCCCGCCGAGATGGACCGGATCTTCGAGCGGTTCTCGCAGGCCGACAGCTCGATCCGCCGGCGTTTCGGCGGGACCGGCCTCGGGCTAGCGATCTCGAAGTCGCTGGTCGAGCTGATGGGCGGGCAGATCGGCGTCGAGAGCGCGCCGGGCGAGGGAGCTACGTTCCGGGTGAGCGTACCGCTGGGCGCGCCCGAAACGGCCGATCAGCGCCCGCCCATGGCCGCGCCGGCGGCGGCGACCGGGACGGGGCGGGTGCTGGTGGTCGACGACCACCCGATGAACCGCGAGCTCTGCAAGCTGCTGCTGGAAATGGAAGGCTACGAGGTAGCGATGGCCGAGGATGGCGACGACGCCGTCCGGATGGCGGGCGAGCGCGACTTCGACGTCATTCTCATGGACATCCGCATGCCCCGCATGGACGGCCTGACGGCGACGCGGGCGATCCGGGCGCTGGATGGGCGGCGCGGGCGGACCCCGATCATCGCGGTGACCGCCGAGGCCCTGCCCGAGCAGGTCGCCCGCTTCCGCGAGGCCGGGATGATCGACCATATCCCCAAGCCGATCGCGCAGACCGAGCTTTACGACAAGATCAACCGCTGGATCGAGCACTGA
- a CDS encoding hydrolase produces the protein MKLTAQDSSILSRLAGEEDDILGRAVEWCALSSGSRNLPGLEAQRAMLEGVMRQLPGELENVALADSHEVAADGTLSAQAHPDALMLTVRPQAPVQVVLTGHYDTVYPAGTPFTAVTKRADGALNGPGLADMKGGISVMLAALRAFEDHPDKGEVGYRVLLSPDEEIGSLASGPVLAKLAAGGHVGLTYEPAMAGGALAAQRKGSGNFHAVVRGRAAHAGRDFDKGRNAIAAAADLAVRLAAANGQREGVTLNVARIDGGGPLNMVPDVAVVRFNIRLPDAEAAAWALAYVQAQVAATGADGIEAELHGGFTRPAKPFTPAQQQLFGAVKDAGALIGQQITWAPSGGVCEGNNLFAAGLPNVDTLGVRGGDIHSHDEYAWPESFVERAQLSALILAKLASGEIPAAQIKAAMGAG, from the coding sequence ATGAAACTCACCGCGCAAGATTCATCCATCCTCAGCCGCCTGGCCGGGGAGGAAGACGATATTCTGGGCCGCGCCGTGGAATGGTGCGCCCTATCGTCAGGCAGCCGAAACCTGCCGGGACTGGAGGCCCAGCGCGCGATGCTGGAGGGCGTCATGCGCCAGCTGCCCGGCGAGCTCGAGAACGTAGCCCTGGCCGACAGCCACGAGGTCGCCGCCGACGGGACGCTGAGCGCCCAGGCCCACCCCGACGCGCTGATGCTGACCGTGCGCCCGCAGGCGCCGGTGCAGGTGGTGCTGACCGGCCACTACGACACCGTCTATCCGGCCGGGACGCCGTTCACCGCGGTGACCAAGCGGGCGGACGGGGCGCTGAACGGACCGGGCCTGGCCGACATGAAGGGCGGGATCAGCGTCATGCTGGCGGCGCTGCGGGCGTTCGAGGACCATCCGGACAAGGGCGAGGTCGGCTACCGGGTGCTGCTGTCGCCCGACGAGGAGATCGGCTCGCTGGCCTCGGGGCCGGTGCTGGCCAAGCTGGCGGCGGGCGGGCATGTCGGCCTGACCTATGAGCCGGCCATGGCCGGCGGGGCGCTGGCCGCCCAGCGCAAGGGCTCGGGCAACTTCCACGCTGTGGTGCGCGGCCGCGCGGCCCATGCCGGCCGCGACTTCGACAAGGGCCGCAACGCCATCGCCGCGGCCGCGGACCTGGCGGTGCGGCTGGCCGCCGCCAACGGCCAGCGCGAGGGGGTGACCCTGAACGTCGCGCGCATCGACGGCGGCGGGCCGCTGAACATGGTGCCGGACGTGGCGGTGGTGCGCTTCAACATCCGCCTGCCCGACGCAGAGGCCGCCGCCTGGGCGCTGGCCTATGTGCAGGCGCAAGTCGCCGCCACCGGCGCCGATGGGATCGAGGCGGAGCTGCACGGCGGCTTCACCCGCCCGGCCAAGCCGTTCACTCCGGCCCAGCAGCAGCTGTTCGGGGCGGTGAAGGACGCCGGCGCCCTGATCGGCCAGCAGATCACCTGGGCGCCGTCCGGCGGGGTCTGCGAGGGCAACAACCTGTTCGCCGCCGGCCTGCCGAATGTCGACACCCTGGGGGTGCGCGGCGGCGACATCCATTCGCACGACGAATACGCCTGGCCCGAGAGCTTCGTCGAACGCGCGCAGCTGTCGGCGCTGATCCTCGCCAAGCTGGCCAGCGGCGAGATCCCGGCGGCGCAGATCAAGGCGGCGATGGGGGCGGGTTAG
- a CDS encoding glyoxylate/hydroxypyruvate reductase A, with protein sequence MAITFLNRLAPDAQTRWLEALRAALPGETITAEPSHATEIAIVANPGRGVLASLPNLAFVQSAWAGVDSLLDDPSLPRVPIARLVDPALAAQMAQATAAHVLYLHRQVPAYAAQQRRGLWRQLPQPPAAERRVGFLGYGELASVAANLLESIGFQTYGWSRRLGDLDTLLATSDIVVNLLPLTDRTRGILSAPAFARMKRGAAIINLARGAHLVEEDLIAALDAGQLSHAVLDVFEAEPLERKHPFWSHPQITVTPHVAAITDPVSASAVIAANIARFRAGQPPEGLVNRKAGY encoded by the coding sequence ATGGCCATAACCTTCCTGAATCGCCTCGCCCCCGACGCCCAGACCCGCTGGCTGGAGGCCCTTCGCGCCGCCCTGCCGGGCGAGACGATCACCGCCGAGCCCTCGCACGCGACAGAGATCGCCATCGTCGCCAATCCGGGCCGCGGCGTGCTGGCGAGCCTGCCGAACCTCGCCTTCGTGCAGTCGGCCTGGGCGGGGGTCGACAGCCTGCTCGACGATCCCAGCCTGCCGCGCGTGCCGATCGCCCGCCTCGTCGATCCTGCCCTGGCCGCCCAGATGGCCCAGGCGACCGCCGCCCACGTGCTCTACCTGCACCGCCAGGTCCCGGCCTACGCGGCCCAGCAGCGCCGCGGCCTCTGGCGCCAGCTGCCCCAGCCGCCGGCCGCGGAGCGCCGCGTCGGCTTCCTCGGCTATGGCGAGCTGGCCAGCGTCGCCGCCAACCTGCTGGAATCCATCGGCTTTCAGACCTACGGCTGGAGCCGCCGGCTCGGCGATCTCGACACCCTGCTGGCCACCAGCGACATCGTCGTCAACCTGCTGCCGCTGACCGACCGAACCCGCGGCATCCTCAGCGCCCCGGCCTTCGCGCGCATGAAGCGGGGCGCGGCGATCATCAACCTGGCCCGCGGCGCCCACCTGGTCGAGGAGGATCTGATCGCCGCCCTCGACGCCGGCCAGCTGTCGCACGCCGTGCTCGACGTCTTCGAGGCCGAGCCGCTGGAACGCAAGCACCCGTTCTGGTCACACCCGCAGATCACCGTCACCCCGCACGTGGCCGCGATCACCGACCCGGTCTCGGCCAGCGCCGTCATCGCCGCCAACATCGCCCGCTTCCGCGCCGGCCAGCCGCCCGAAGGCCTGGTCAACCGTAAGGCCGGGTATTGA
- a CDS encoding Lrp/AsnC ligand binding domain-containing protein, which translates to MVQLDDTDRRLLRVLQRDGRISNLDLAQQCHLSPSACSDRVRRLRERGVITGFAAILDPKAIDRALLIFVEVQLDRTTGDTFSEFAQAAQRTSEILECHMVAGGFDYLIKARVSHMEAYRRFLGEVLVAMPGVRETRTYAVLEEVKSVTELPV; encoded by the coding sequence ATCGTGCAGCTCGATGACACCGACCGGCGGCTGCTGCGGGTGCTGCAGCGGGACGGGCGGATCAGCAACCTGGACCTGGCCCAGCAATGCCACCTGTCGCCGTCGGCCTGCTCGGACCGGGTGCGGCGGCTGCGCGAGCGCGGAGTGATCACCGGCTTTGCGGCGATCCTCGATCCGAAGGCCATCGACCGTGCGCTCCTGATCTTCGTGGAGGTGCAGCTCGACCGCACAACCGGCGACACCTTCAGCGAGTTCGCCCAGGCCGCACAAAGGACGTCGGAAATCCTCGAGTGCCACATGGTGGCCGGCGGCTTCGACTATCTGATCAAGGCGCGGGTCAGCCACATGGAGGCCTATCGCCGGTTCCTCGGCGAGGTGCTGGTGGCCATGCCGGGGGTGCGCGAGACGCGGACCTATGCGGTGCTAGAGGAGGTGAAGTCGGTGACCGAGCTGCCGGTGTAG